A single Lolium perenne isolate Kyuss_39 chromosome 6, Kyuss_2.0, whole genome shotgun sequence DNA region contains:
- the LOC127307519 gene encoding uncharacterized protein, whose product MEMASWREGFMNRRANHHRPPAPFSSSPVCMYVRFLASESPIITRTILLPLPLPLSFPLLIFSSDRSRLKRDRRKKKEEEGRREQDQQRSCRSDRFFSRHHRFLMAGTAAVPKFGSWDAENIGYTVFFEKVRENKTAPVPATAAAAPKGHDDYEFDPYEHYENLSRKAASRPASSHGQSHGHAAPAQYYDNPSRNAPSRPASSHGQAAPAQYYDNPSRNPPSRPASSQGHGHPAPQQHYPGQHGNGGYHRRNGSNGSSAASEVSSRGSKFSPPRPYQPRYGNNNSGGSYPQPQQQYAAPAPRHHQHQHAAPAPRVAASPPRHAPPPVNERRPGQVRAAKAPSAVPRFGVWDEQNAAQGFTVQFEKVQRQREVAKVAAPEVPPPRQQLSPDRAAPTWGRPLRKPKKSFLSKVYRCLFPVVRH is encoded by the exons ATGGAAATGGCAAGTTGGCGAGAAGGATTTATGAATCGCCGGGCGAACCACCACCGTCCTCCTgcccccttctcctcctcccCTGTATGTATGTACGTAAG GTTCCTGGCTTCTGAATCCCCAATCATAACAAGAACCAtcctgctgccgctgccgctgcctctCTCTTTTCCCCTTCTCATTTTCTCTAGCGATCGATCAAGATTGAAGCGAGAcagaaggaagaagaaagaagaggagGGAAGAAGAGAGCAGGATCAGCAGAGAAGTTGTCGCTCTGATCGGTTCTTCAGCAGGCATCATCGTTTTCTAATGGCC GGGACAGCGGCAGTTCCAAAGTTCGGCTCGTGGGACGCCGAGAACATCGGCTACACCGTCTTCTTCGAGAAGGTGCGCGAGAACAAGACCGCGCCGGTGCcggccacggcggcggcggcgcccaaGGGGCACGACGACTACGAGTTCGACCCCTACGAGCACTACGAGAACCTCAGCAGGAAGGCGGCCTCGCGCCCGGCGAGCTCGCACGGACAAAGCCACGGCCACGCGGCGCCGGCGCAGTACTACGACAACCCGAGCAGGAACGCGCCCTCGCGGCCGGCAAGCTCGCACGGCCAAGCGGCGCCGGCGCAGTACTACGACAACCCGAGCAGGAACCCGCCCTCGCGGCCGGCGAGCTCGCAGGGCCACGGGCACCCGGCGCCGCAGCAGCACTACCCGGGGCAGCACGGCAACGGTGGCTACCACCGGCGGAATGGGAGCAACGGCAGCAGCGCCGCATCCGAGGTCAGCAGCCGCGGCAGCAAGTTCTCGCCGCCCAGGCCGTACCAGCCGCGGTACGGCAACAACAACAGCGGCGGCAGCTACCCCCAGCCCCAGCAGCAGTACGCCGCCCCAGCGCCGAGGCACCACCAGCATCAGCACGCCGCGCCGGCGCCGAGGGTGGCCGCCTCCCCGCCGCGCCACGCGCCCCCGCCGGTGAACGAGCGCCGCCCGGGCCAGGTCCGTGCCGCCAAGGCCCCCTCGGCCGTGCCCAGGTTCGGCGTGTGGGACGAGCAGAACGCGGCGCAGGGCTTCACGGTGCAGTTCGAGAAGGTGCAGCGGCAGCGGGAGGTCGCCAAGGTCGCCGCGCCGGAGGTGCCGCCGCCGAGGCAGCAGCTCTCGCCGGACCGGGCGGCGCCCACGTGGGGCCGGCCGCTGAGGAAGCCCAAGAAATCCTTCCTGTCAAAG GTTTACAGGTGCCTGTTCCCAGTGGTCAGACACTGA